The window CATCTCTATCAACAGGCACCTGCTCACCGTGGACGGCAAACGCCGGAAACCCGGGGAGGTCTATCGTACCATCGGCGCCGTAAAGCTGTCGGTGCTCGCGAGCAGCTCTATGTCTATGAATGAGGAGTGGGTGACAGGAAAGAGCATCGAAGGGACGCCCGATATTTTATTTCATCACAACCTGAACTATAATAAGATATAATAATCTTGAGGACTCCATGGATAATCTCGATTTCCTGCATGAGGTAGAGAAAGCTACAGGAGAAAAGGTATCAACCTGTTATCAATGCTGTAAATGCACTACAGGCTGCCCGGTTGTAGCCGACATGGATATCTATCCCCACAGGATCATACGGTATATCATCCTTGGCAACAGGGACAGGGTACTCGGATCAAAGACGATCTGGACATGCCTCCAATGTGTCACCTGCAGCGTGCGGTGTCCGAACGATATAGATGTTGCCCGCGTTTTTGATGCCCTCAGAAAAACCTCGGTACAAGAAGGGAGGGCGGCAGAAAATGATACGTGGCGCTTTGACGAGATCTTTCTCGAAAGCGTTCAGAGGCACGGCAGGCTCCACGAAATAGAAACGATCCTCCATTATAAACTCGACAAAAAAGACCTTTTCAGTGACTCAAAGATGGGTATGGGCATGTTGATGAAAGGCAGGTTGGGACTGCTCCCCCACAATATCAAAGACAGGAAGGGAATGAAGGAGATCTTTAAAAAGATAGAGGGTAAGAAGGTGAGAGGGTGAGAGGGTGAGCATGCTTAAATCCGAAATCCTAATTTCTAAATTCGAAACAAGCACAAATGTTCAAAATATTAATTTGTCAAAAATATTAGAAAATTTGAATTTAGGATTTGTTTCGGATTTAGGATTTCGTGCTTCGATATTAAATATGGATACGGTGGATCAAACTTTAATGGCTATTCCCATTCAGTGCAGGAGAGAGATTCATTGATGACATTAACCTATTATCCCGGTTGTTCGCTGAAGACGTCGAGCCGGTTCTATGAGGAATCGTTCAAGGCCGTCTTCTCTTTTTTCGGCATCGAACACAAGGAGCTTGAGGACTGGTCATGCTGCGGCGCCTCCGCGGCACATACGATTGATGAACGGCTCGGTTATGCGCTTGCCGCCAGGAACCTTGCCCTCGCCGAACGCGAAGGGCGTCAACTCTTCGCTCCCTGTTCGGCCTGCTACAACCGCTCATTGATAACGAACAAAGGCATCCGCGAGAACGGCGAACTGCGGGAAGAGATCAATAAAGCCCTCTATCCCCTTCAATGCACCGGCACCGTGGAGGTGAAAAATATCATCGATGTGCTGCATGACCACGTGGGCATCGAAACGATCGCGCAACGGATCGCCTATGATCTCTCCTCGATCAGGGTCGTTCCCTATTACGGGTGCGTCCTGACACGGATCATGAAGATGGATGCCTTCGACGATAAAGAAGATCCGACGAGCATGGACAGTCTCATCTGGTCTTCCGGAGCGGAGCTTGTAAACTGGCCATACAAGATGGAATGCTGCGGCGCAAGCAAAACCCTTACCAACAAGGATATGACGCTCAAGCTGTCGGCTAAGATCATGGATATGGCCCTTTCCTTAGGGGCAGATGCTGTTGTAACCCCCTGCCCTCTCTGCCAGATGAACCTTGACCTCCTGCCCTATCTCGGCAGGAAGGATAGGAACCTGCCTGTGCTCTTCCTCACCGAGATTCTTGAACTGGCGCTCTTCGGCACACTGAAAGGAACGGGATCGCATATCATTCCGGTTGATGAAATTGTGAAGAAGGTGAAAAAGCAGTGAATGGTGAATAGTGAATAGTAAACCAACAGAGACAATTCAGCACAACCTTTCCAATACACAGATGTCCTACGGTGAGGTGGTGGAAAAACTTGATTTTATAGGAACACATGATCCCGAAGGTGTGGAGCGATTGAAAAGGCTCCTGGATAGAAAAGACACGCTCAGCGCGGGGAACGTATACGGGGAGCGTTTCACGGACAGGCAGTTCTTTCTTGTCTTTACGCCCCTCCTTGACGCTGCCTTTGAGAGGGCAAAGCTGCTGGAGGCATTGCCGGAACAGGGAGAGACCATACCTGTCCTGTCGGAAAGGCTTGGCATGGGAAAGGAAAGGATATTCAATCACCTCAAGGAACTTATACGGAAGAACCTCGTTGAGATGGCAGGACATCGGGACAGGGACGCGATCTTCCGGAGGAAAAGGATATGAAACCGAATAAAATCCGTAAGGCATTAGGCGTCAGGCGGTTTAGCCCCTTACGACTCACGACTTACGACTTACGAAAGGTTATTTAAGTTATGACAGAAAAGGTCGGTAAGGTTCTCGTGATTGGCGGCGGTATAGCCGGTATGGAGGCATCGCTCAATCTTGTCGATGCCGGATACAGGGTATACCTCGTCGATGAAAAACCAAATATCGGCGGCAAGATGTCGCAGCTCGACAAGACATTCCCCACCAACGACTGCTCGATGTGCATCATGGCGCCAAAGCTCGTAGAGGTAGGACGGAACCCGAATATCGAACTCCTCATGAATTCTGAGGTAACAGCCCTCGAAGGCATGCCTGGCAACTTTATTGTCACGTTGAAACGGAGGCCCAGGAGGGTGCTGCCTGATAAGTGCACATCCTGCGCGCTCTGCGCCCCCAGCTGTCCCCTTGAGGTAGGCAGCGATTATAATATGGGGATGTCACAAAGGAGCGCCGCATATCTTAATTTCCCCCAGGCAATCCCCTCTACCTACATGATAGACAGGGAGATAGCGCCGTGCATCAATCGCTGTCCTGTCAACCTCAACGCACGGGATTACGTGGGACTCATCGCTGAAGGGAGGTTTCTCGACGCCCTTGACCTCATCAGGGAAAGGCTCCCCTTCCCCGGCATCATCGGCCGCATATGCAACCACCCCTGTGAGGATGAATGCCTGCGGGGCAGAAAGGTGGATCAGCCTGTTGCGATATGCGCCCTGAAAAGGTTCGTTGCCGACTACGAGGTCGGAAAGAGGGAAATACCCGTCCCGGAAACCGGGGAAGCA is drawn from Syntrophorhabdaceae bacterium and contains these coding sequences:
- a CDS encoding heterodisulfide reductase-related iron-sulfur binding cluster, with amino-acid sequence MTLTYYPGCSLKTSSRFYEESFKAVFSFFGIEHKELEDWSCCGASAAHTIDERLGYALAARNLALAEREGRQLFAPCSACYNRSLITNKGIRENGELREEINKALYPLQCTGTVEVKNIIDVLHDHVGIETIAQRIAYDLSSIRVVPYYGCVLTRIMKMDAFDDKEDPTSMDSLIWSSGAELVNWPYKMECCGASKTLTNKDMTLKLSAKIMDMALSLGADAVVTPCPLCQMNLDLLPYLGRKDRNLPVLFLTEILELALFGTLKGTGSHIIPVDEIVKKVKKQ
- a CDS encoding 4Fe-4S dicluster domain-containing protein, producing the protein MDNLDFLHEVEKATGEKVSTCYQCCKCTTGCPVVADMDIYPHRIIRYIILGNRDRVLGSKTIWTCLQCVTCSVRCPNDIDVARVFDALRKTSVQEGRAAENDTWRFDEIFLESVQRHGRLHEIETILHYKLDKKDLFSDSKMGMGMLMKGRLGLLPHNIKDRKGMKEIFKKIEGKKVRG